ACGGCGAGGACGCCCTGACCGAGATCGGGCACTCCCGATTCGACGTGGTGCTGATCGACGAGATGATGCCGGGGCTCGGCGGGCTCGCCACCCTCGACCGGCTCAAGGAGCGGGACGTGAGTCTGCCGGTCATCCTCATCACCAAGAGCGAGGAAGAGCGCCTGATGGAGGAGGCGATCGGCAAGCACATCACCGACTACCTCATCAAGCCCGTCAATCCCTCGCAGGTGTTCCTGGCCTGCAAGCGCGTCTTCGACACCCAGAAGATCCAGGACTCGCAGCGGGCACGCGACTACGTCGGCGAGATGCAGCACTGGCAGCTGCTCGACCGGCGCCGGCTCGACTGGGCGGGCTGGGTGGATCTGGCGGTCGACGTGGCGCGCTGGGACGTGGGACTGGACGGGGCGCCCGAGGCCGGACTGCAGCAGGCGCACGGCGACTTCCGCCGCAGCCTCAACATCGACTTCGGGCGCTTCATCGAGGATCACTACCCGGCCTGGGTCCACGACGCGACCCCGGAGGCGACGAATCGACCGATGCTTTCGACCGACGTGGTTCGGCACGCGGTGGTCCCGCACCTCCAGTCCGGGCGGCGCGTCATGTTCATCGTGATCGATTGCATGCGGCTCGATCAGTGGTTCACGCTCGAGCCTCTGCTCGAGGACTGGTTCGAGGTGAAGCGCGAGTACTACTGTTCGATCCTGCCCACCGCGACGCCCTATTCTCGCAACGCCATCTTCTCCGGTCTGCTGCCCGCCGAATTGCACAAGCGCCATCCGGATCTGTGGCAGGAGTCGAGCAACGACGAGCGCACCAAGAATCGGTTCGAGCGGCAATTGCTGGATCTGCAGCTCGAACGCCTCAAGGTGACCCCGGCGAAGGGCACCAAGTACATCAAGGTCTACGAGGCGGAGGAAGCGCAGAACACCCGGCGCCAGATCAATTCGTTTGCGGGGCTGTCGCTGGTCTCGATGGTGTTCAACTTCCTCGACATCCTCGCGCATGGGCGCAGCGACAGCGACATCCTGCAGGAGCTGGCCCCCGACGAGGCCGCGTTCCGCGCGGTGATGAAGGCCTGGTTCGTTCACAGTCCGCTGTATGAAATCTTCCAGGCTCTCGCCAATCAGGACTGCGCCGTGGTCGTCACCACCGACCACGGCTCGGTGCTCGGCCGGCGCGCGGCGCTGGTCCACGGCAATCGCGAGACCTCCACCAATCTTCGCTACAAGTTCGGGATCAATCTCAACACCGACCCCAAGCAGGCGGTGATCGTGCGCCGGCCGCTGGATTTCATGCTGCCGGACGACGGCCTCAACAAGAACTACGTGCTGGCGCGCGAGGACTACTATTTCGTCTATCCGACCCGCTTTCACGAGTACGAGCGCCAGTATCGCGGCTCGTTCCAGCACGGCGGCATCTCGCTCGAGGAGATGGTGCTGCCGCTGATGACGCTGACCTCGCGTCGCGGGTGAGCGGGAGCGGAATCCCTCGGTGCTCGATTCGTCCGGAGACGTCGCCGT
This Candidatus Sulfotelmatobacter sp. DNA region includes the following protein-coding sequences:
- a CDS encoding bifunctional response regulator/alkaline phosphatase family protein, with protein sequence MSERPPRRILWADDEIDMLRPHIKFLEQKGFEVTPVRNGEDALTEIGHSRFDVVLIDEMMPGLGGLATLDRLKERDVSLPVILITKSEEERLMEEAIGKHITDYLIKPVNPSQVFLACKRVFDTQKIQDSQRARDYVGEMQHWQLLDRRRLDWAGWVDLAVDVARWDVGLDGAPEAGLQQAHGDFRRSLNIDFGRFIEDHYPAWVHDATPEATNRPMLSTDVVRHAVVPHLQSGRRVMFIVIDCMRLDQWFTLEPLLEDWFEVKREYYCSILPTATPYSRNAIFSGLLPAELHKRHPDLWQESSNDERTKNRFERQLLDLQLERLKVTPAKGTKYIKVYEAEEAQNTRRQINSFAGLSLVSMVFNFLDILAHGRSDSDILQELAPDEAAFRAVMKAWFVHSPLYEIFQALANQDCAVVVTTDHGSVLGRRAALVHGNRETSTNLRYKFGINLNTDPKQAVIVRRPLDFMLPDDGLNKNYVLAREDYYFVYPTRFHEYERQYRGSFQHGGISLEEMVLPLMTLTSRRG